The Thermocrinis albus DSM 14484 genome segment TCGTAGAGTTTGGTGGTAAAAGAATTGTTTACGGTTTTAATGCATTAGTTAGCGGGTTTCTAGAAGAAAAGAGGGAAGAGGCTATGCAAAAAGCAAAAGAAAGGGGGTTTTTGTCATGAGGATATCTAAACAATCTTATGCCAGACTTTATGGTCCAACAAAAGGTGACAGAATAAGGTTAGGTGATACAAATTTGATAATAGAAGTTGAGGAAGATTTCAATTTGTACGGTGAGGAAGTTTGTTTTGGTGGAGGGAAAGTTATAAGGGATGGTATGGGTCAATGTCAACTTTCGCGAAAGGATGGTACTCCTGATTTAGTTATAGTAGGTGCTGTAATCGTAGATTATTGGGGCATAGTAAAGGCTGATGTAGGAATAAGAGATGGAAAGATAGTTGCCATAGGTAAAGCTGGAAATCCAAATATTCAAGATGGTGTGACCCCTGGCTTGGAAATAGGTCCATGTACGGAAGTTATTGATGCACGAGGGAAAATACTAACAGCAGGGGGTATTGATTGCCATGTACATTTTATATGTCCTCAACAAATATGGGAAGCTCTTTATAGTGGTATAACCACAATGATTGGTGGAGGCACAGGACCTACAGAAGGTACCAAGGCAACCACATGTACACCAGGACCGTGGAACATAATACATATGCTAAAGGCTTTAGAAGCTTTTCCAATGAACTTTGGACTTCTCGGGAAAGGAAATTCATCTTTACCTTCCCCCCTTATAGAGCAAATAGAAGCTGGGGCAATGGGATTAAAAATTCACGAAGATTGGGGGGCAACTCCAGCGGTTATAGATTGCGCTCTTACGGTGGCGGATGAATACGATATACAAATAGCGATACATACTGATACTTTAAATGAGTGTGGTTATGTTGAAGATACGATCAAGGCCTTTAAAGGAAGAACCATTCATACATATCATTCAGAAGGTGCAGGCGGAGGACATGCACCCGATATAATGAAAGTGGTTTCTCATATAAATGTTTTGCCTTCTAGTACTAACCCTACTATGCCGTATACCGTAAACACATTTGATGAGCATTTTGATATGTTAATGGTGTGTCATCACCTATCTCCAAATATACCAGAGGACGTAGCTTTTGCGGAATCCAGAATAAGACCAGAAACAATGGCTGCGGAGGATGTACTTCACGATATAGGGGCTATTTCTATGATGTCCAGTGATTCGCAGGCCATGGGGAGGGTAGGAGAGGTAATAATTAGAACATGGCAAACTGCCCATAA includes the following:
- the ureC gene encoding urease subunit alpha, which gives rise to MRISKQSYARLYGPTKGDRIRLGDTNLIIEVEEDFNLYGEEVCFGGGKVIRDGMGQCQLSRKDGTPDLVIVGAVIVDYWGIVKADVGIRDGKIVAIGKAGNPNIQDGVTPGLEIGPCTEVIDARGKILTAGGIDCHVHFICPQQIWEALYSGITTMIGGGTGPTEGTKATTCTPGPWNIIHMLKALEAFPMNFGLLGKGNSSLPSPLIEQIEAGAMGLKIHEDWGATPAVIDCALTVADEYDIQIAIHTDTLNECGYVEDTIKAFKGRTIHTYHSEGAGGGHAPDIMKVVSHINVLPSSTNPTMPYTVNTFDEHFDMLMVCHHLSPNIPEDVAFAESRIRPETMAAEDVLHDIGAISMMSSDSQAMGRVGEVIIRTWQTAHKMKEERGKLPEDSDRNDNFRVKRYISKYTINPAIAFGIAEYVGSVEVGKIADLVIWDPKFFGVKPDLVIKGGMVVASLMGDPNASIPTPQPVLYRPMFASFGSAVNKVSAFFVSQVSLEKGWIDDLKRPLLPVRKTRVISKKDMILNDALPNIKIDPETYKVYIDGELITSKPAKSLPLTQRYFLF